From a region of the Nonlabens dokdonensis DSW-6 genome:
- a CDS encoding PadR family transcriptional regulator yields MKIENTKAQMRKGVLEYCILSILKEEDAYVAEILDTLKDAKMLVVEGTIYPLLTRLKNAGLLNYRWEESTGGPPRKYYGLTETGKIFLTELTTTWDDLKNAVNLVTKSKTTKS; encoded by the coding sequence ATGAAGATAGAAAACACAAAAGCGCAAATGCGTAAAGGAGTACTAGAGTACTGCATTCTATCCATCTTAAAAGAAGAAGATGCCTATGTCGCAGAGATTCTTGACACTTTAAAAGATGCTAAAATGCTAGTAGTAGAAGGTACTATTTACCCTTTACTTACCAGACTAAAAAATGCTGGACTCCTTAATTACAGGTGGGAAGAAAGTACAGGAGGACCGCCACGTAAGTATTACGGACTTACAGAAACAGGTAAAATATTTCTTACAGAACTTACTACTACCTGGGACGATCTCAAAAATGCAGTTAACCTAGTGACCAAATCAAAAACAACGAAATCATGA
- a CDS encoding patatin-like phospholipase family protein, translated as MKALVISGGGSKGAFGGGVAQYLQEELGHTYDLYIGTSTGSLLIAHLALNKIDKIKEVYTSVNQSSIFNRRPFLVKRDKYGQDQISINHFKVLRNFLRGSKTFGESRNLRKLIKKTLTPEEFQELQNGAKDVVVTVSNLSMNETEYKSIKDFNYEDFIDWIWISCNYIPFMSLVRKNGCEYADGGFGSMVPIKEAIDRGATEVDVIILETEVMYYNNLPSKNVFSLISNLHGFMMDRIEKQNITIGKYVANNHDAIINLYYTPTVLTTNSLVFKKEKMKLWWESGYQYAASKNIELNEIKPEE; from the coding sequence ATGAAAGCTCTTGTAATTTCTGGTGGAGGAAGCAAAGGAGCCTTCGGTGGTGGAGTGGCTCAATACCTGCAAGAAGAATTAGGACATACCTACGATCTTTATATAGGAACGTCTACAGGTAGTTTACTTATTGCTCATCTAGCATTAAATAAAATCGATAAGATCAAAGAAGTTTATACGAGCGTTAATCAATCTTCTATCTTTAATCGCAGACCGTTTCTTGTAAAGCGAGACAAATACGGTCAGGATCAAATTAGTATCAATCATTTTAAGGTATTACGTAATTTTCTTAGAGGCTCAAAAACTTTTGGTGAAAGTAGAAATCTTAGAAAGCTGATTAAAAAAACACTTACTCCAGAAGAATTTCAAGAATTACAAAACGGTGCAAAGGATGTAGTAGTTACGGTCTCTAATCTTTCCATGAATGAAACCGAATACAAATCCATCAAGGACTTTAATTATGAAGATTTTATAGACTGGATTTGGATTTCTTGCAACTACATTCCATTTATGAGTCTGGTGAGAAAAAATGGCTGCGAGTATGCTGATGGAGGTTTTGGAAGTATGGTTCCTATTAAAGAGGCTATAGATCGAGGAGCAACAGAAGTAGATGTCATTATCCTAGAAACGGAAGTGATGTACTATAACAATTTACCTTCTAAAAATGTTTTTTCTCTTATTTCTAATTTGCATGGTTTTATGATGGATCGCATTGAAAAGCAAAACATTACCATAGGGAAATACGTTGCAAATAATCATGATGCGATAATTAACCTCTACTACACTCCTACTGTACTTACTACGAATTCCTTAGTCTTCAAAAAAGAAAAAATGAAACTTTGGTGGGAAAGCGGCTATCAATATGCTGCTAGCAAAAATATAGAACTCAATGAAATCAAGCCTGAGGAATAG
- the trxB gene encoding thioredoxin-disulfide reductase: MSENIERIKCLIIGSGPAGYTAAIYAARADMKPVVYTGMEPGGQLTTTTEVDNFPGYPDGIDGPAMMVDLQKQAERFGTQVRIGMITEVNFATEKGGIHTAVVDGKTKIEANTVIISTGASAKYLNIPSEQRLRGGGVSACAVCDGFFYKNQDVAIVGAGDTAAEEASYLAKICKSVTMLVRKDYMRASKAMQHRVNSLENIKVLYNSEVDEVLGDQVVEGLRIVNNQTQEKHEIEITGIFIAIGHKPNTDIFKGQLEMGEDGYLKTVSGSTKTNLPGVFASGDVQDKIYRQAVTAAGTGCMAALDAERYLADIGVVEEVKAGDYSIS; this comes from the coding sequence ATGTCAGAAAATATAGAAAGAATTAAGTGTTTGATCATAGGTTCAGGTCCTGCTGGATACACGGCTGCTATTTATGCTGCTCGTGCAGATATGAAACCAGTAGTTTATACAGGTATGGAACCAGGTGGACAACTTACTACTACTACAGAGGTAGATAATTTTCCAGGTTATCCTGATGGAATCGATGGGCCGGCGATGATGGTAGACTTACAGAAACAGGCAGAGCGTTTTGGTACTCAAGTACGCATAGGAATGATTACTGAGGTGAACTTTGCTACAGAAAAAGGTGGAATTCATACCGCAGTAGTGGATGGAAAAACTAAGATCGAAGCCAATACGGTGATTATTTCTACAGGAGCATCAGCAAAATATTTGAATATACCTAGTGAACAACGTTTACGTGGTGGTGGAGTAAGTGCATGTGCAGTTTGTGATGGTTTTTTCTATAAAAATCAAGATGTAGCCATAGTAGGAGCAGGAGATACTGCTGCAGAAGAGGCTTCTTATCTTGCCAAGATTTGTAAAAGTGTAACCATGTTAGTGCGTAAGGACTACATGCGTGCTTCAAAGGCGATGCAACACAGAGTAAATAGTCTTGAGAACATCAAAGTATTATACAACTCTGAGGTTGATGAAGTTTTAGGAGATCAAGTTGTTGAGGGATTACGTATCGTAAACAATCAAACGCAAGAAAAGCATGAAATTGAAATCACAGGAATTTTTATCGCGATAGGACATAAGCCTAACACAGATATTTTTAAAGGTCAACTGGAAATGGGAGAGGACGGTTATTTAAAAACTGTTTCTGGTTCTACAAAAACTAATCTTCCTGGTGTATTTGCATCAGGTGACGTTCAAGATAAAATTTACAGGCAAGCCGTTACAGCTGCCGGAACTGGATGTATGGCCGCTCTAGATGCAGAGCGCTATCTTGCAGACATAGGTGTTGTAGAAGAGGTAAAAGCTGGAGATTATAGCATCAGCTAG
- a CDS encoding DUF4442 domain-containing protein, with amino-acid sequence MITPKKINAFTFFKLPSCWWTGVRCQEIDPENCTVTVKHKWFNQNPFKSMYFAVQAMAAELSTGALVMSYIQQSDAKVSMLVANNKATFTKKATGLITFKCHDGLAIKEAIEKTIATGEGQTVWMTSQGVNEDGIQVSEFQFEWTVRRKG; translated from the coding sequence ATGATCACACCTAAAAAAATCAATGCTTTTACCTTTTTTAAGCTACCGAGTTGCTGGTGGACTGGTGTGAGATGTCAAGAAATTGATCCTGAAAACTGTACCGTAACAGTGAAGCATAAATGGTTCAATCAGAATCCCTTTAAGAGTATGTATTTTGCCGTTCAAGCTATGGCGGCTGAGCTTTCTACTGGTGCATTAGTTATGTCTTATATTCAACAAAGTGATGCCAAAGTTTCTATGCTAGTCGCAAACAATAAAGCTACTTTTACTAAAAAAGCTACGGGACTTATTACTTTTAAATGCCATGATGGGCTCGCTATTAAAGAGGCTATCGAGAAAACTATTGCCACTGGAGAAGGACAAACTGTATGGATGACATCGCAAGGTGTCAATGAAGATGGAATTCAAGTAAGTGAGTTCCAGTTTGAATGGACGGTGAGGAGGAAAGGGTAG
- a CDS encoding FEKKY domain-containing protein encodes MRKLLTLILIGFSFYSFSQESASDREKFRNIGNLIFSEDVDCNKAVKFAESDIKNGQPILLLAGGIAPVHILTDVDFEKKFNVSFYDYGCVQPSEICMEKYNWKIFDHLTEKYGRKWQKEIRDDVVGFKKWKQK; translated from the coding sequence ATGAGAAAATTACTGACTTTGATTCTAATAGGATTTAGTTTTTATTCTTTCAGCCAAGAATCGGCTTCTGATAGAGAAAAATTTAGGAATATCGGAAATCTGATTTTTAGTGAGGATGTTGATTGTAATAAAGCTGTCAAATTTGCCGAATCTGATATTAAAAATGGACAACCGATTTTATTACTTGCTGGAGGAATTGCACCTGTGCATATTCTGACTGATGTTGATTTTGAGAAAAAGTTTAATGTTTCGTTTTATGACTATGGCTGTGTCCAACCTTCAGAAATCTGTATGGAAAAATATAATTGGAAAATATTCGACCATCTAACTGAAAAATATGGAAGAAAATGGCAAAAAGAAATTAGAGATGACGTAGTCGGATTTAAAAAATGGAAACAAAAATAA
- a CDS encoding DUF4870 domain-containing protein, producing the protein MESTNQNNHNNIATGIHLLTFGKWLFPLGNFVLPILLWMINSKKSEFIDRHGKQAINFQISLTLYTIVLAFIGGGVIIGSMISGGPSLWEAMDHGSDFPFWNDMGIFSTIIASGVICGTAIFALGVIDLVCTIKAAIKAHDGENYDYPLTINFIPHHDEVEVSKEK; encoded by the coding sequence ATGGAATCAACAAACCAAAATAATCACAATAATATCGCCACTGGTATTCATTTACTGACCTTCGGTAAATGGTTATTTCCCTTGGGTAATTTTGTGCTGCCCATTCTTTTATGGATGATCAATTCTAAAAAATCTGAATTTATAGACAGACATGGAAAGCAAGCGATTAACTTTCAAATAAGTTTGACTCTTTACACGATCGTTCTCGCATTTATAGGCGGCGGAGTTATCATAGGCTCTATGATATCTGGAGGTCCTAGTCTTTGGGAAGCGATGGATCATGGAAGTGACTTTCCTTTCTGGAATGATATGGGAATATTTAGTACCATCATTGCTAGCGGTGTCATTTGCGGTACTGCGATATTTGCTTTAGGTGTTATAGATCTCGTTTGTACTATAAAAGCGGCCATAAAAGCACACGATGGAGAAAATTACGATTATCCACTAACGATTAACTTTATACCTCATCATGATGAAGTAGAGGTTTCAAAAGAAAAATAA
- a CDS encoding MBL fold metallo-hydrolase, translated as MKKLLFTLAIITSFWSHGQDRFKGVEITTTQITDQVYMLQGAGGNILIQVSENEVVMIDSQFAPLSEKIKEAIKNITDSPIRYLINTHHHGDHTGGNGNFNTEETIVIAHKNVLTRLQESEKEERFFPEKTIEEDYELSLPDDNNLIIHVHNAHTDGDSFIYLTKSNVVHMGDVFFNGRYPYIDLKSGGSISGYIAAQKKVLSTINEETKIVPGHGPLGSYDDLAAYIPMLEDLKKNIKKAISDGKTRAQVEKNTSLTRKYDAAGFGDGFINSSKIRTTIYDSLILESEGK; from the coding sequence ATGAAAAAATTACTTTTTACGCTGGCTATCATCACCAGCTTCTGGTCACATGGTCAAGACCGATTTAAAGGAGTAGAAATTACCACTACACAAATAACCGATCAGGTTTATATGCTACAAGGTGCCGGCGGCAATATTCTCATACAAGTTTCTGAAAACGAAGTGGTCATGATAGACTCGCAATTTGCACCATTGAGTGAAAAAATAAAAGAAGCTATCAAAAATATCACAGATAGTCCGATACGTTATTTGATCAATACACACCATCATGGCGATCATACTGGAGGAAATGGTAATTTTAATACAGAAGAAACAATTGTTATCGCTCATAAAAATGTATTGACAAGGCTACAAGAAAGTGAAAAAGAAGAGCGTTTCTTTCCAGAGAAAACAATCGAAGAAGACTATGAACTTTCTTTACCAGATGATAACAACTTAATTATTCACGTACACAATGCTCATACTGACGGCGATAGTTTTATTTATTTAACTAAAAGCAACGTAGTGCACATGGGAGATGTATTTTTTAATGGTCGTTATCCTTATATAGATTTAAAATCTGGTGGTTCTATTTCAGGATATATCGCTGCACAGAAAAAAGTGCTGAGTACTATTAATGAAGAAACAAAGATAGTACCTGGGCATGGGCCGCTTGGTTCTTATGATGATCTCGCTGCTTATATTCCTATGCTGGAAGATTTAAAAAAGAATATCAAAAAGGCAATAAGTGATGGCAAGACACGTGCTCAAGTAGAGAAAAACACCTCGCTTACTAGAAAGTATGATGCCGCTGGTTTTGGCGATGGATTTATCAATTCCTCTAAGATCAGAACTACTATCTATGACAGCCTTATCTTAGAGTCTGAAGGGAAATAA
- a CDS encoding o-succinylbenzoate synthase produces the protein MKATIQKYVLNFKQPAGTSRGVLKTKNTWFLILDNGEKKGIGEINMFQGLSMDDRPDFEEKLQWICDHISLSPSQIMQELKEWPSILFGYETALQSLQSSNPFTLFPSLFTEGQDSISINGLVWMGDQDFMMQQLEEKLKAGFNCIKMKIGAIDFEAEMGLLKLIRSRFRESEITIRVDANGAFTPDNAIQKLEAISKHQVHSIEQPIKQGQWQEMAALCEQTPLDIALDEELIGLYDRESKIKCLDTIKPQYVILKPALVGGFQSSREWIDLATQRNSGWWITSALESNVGLNAIAQFTYTLGSQMPQGLGTGSLYTNNIDAPLEIKKGHLWCNTSTGWNTNDLNL, from the coding sequence ATGAAAGCAACGATACAGAAATATGTTCTTAATTTTAAGCAGCCAGCAGGTACTTCTCGTGGTGTTTTAAAAACTAAAAACACCTGGTTTTTAATTCTTGATAACGGCGAGAAAAAGGGAATAGGAGAGATCAATATGTTTCAAGGCCTTTCTATGGATGACCGTCCTGATTTTGAAGAGAAACTACAATGGATTTGCGATCATATTTCGCTTTCTCCATCACAAATCATGCAGGAATTAAAAGAATGGCCATCGATATTGTTTGGTTATGAAACGGCACTTCAATCTTTGCAATCTAGCAATCCATTTACTCTATTCCCGTCTTTATTTACAGAAGGTCAGGATTCTATTTCTATAAACGGTCTGGTCTGGATGGGCGATCAAGATTTTATGATGCAACAGCTAGAGGAAAAGCTGAAAGCTGGTTTTAATTGCATCAAAATGAAGATAGGCGCCATAGACTTTGAAGCCGAAATGGGTTTATTGAAATTGATACGTTCCCGCTTTCGCGAAAGTGAGATCACCATAAGAGTAGATGCAAATGGTGCTTTTACTCCAGACAATGCAATACAAAAGCTGGAGGCAATTTCTAAACATCAAGTGCATAGTATTGAGCAACCTATAAAACAAGGTCAATGGCAAGAAATGGCTGCACTTTGTGAGCAAACACCACTTGATATCGCTCTAGATGAAGAGTTAATAGGATTGTATGATAGAGAAAGCAAAATTAAATGTCTAGACACTATCAAGCCGCAATATGTTATTCTAAAGCCAGCCTTAGTAGGTGGTTTTCAAAGTAGTAGAGAATGGATAGATCTTGCTACACAACGCAATAGTGGCTGGTGGATAACAAGTGCTTTGGAATCTAATGTAGGCTTGAATGCCATTGCTCAATTTACCTATACTCTTGGCAGTCAAATGCCACAAGGTCTAGGAA
- a CDS encoding GIN domain-containing protein, whose amino-acid sequence MKKLVLFIFAITTSIVNAQDLVKVKGNREVTTEISPLNSFDYLEISGDYEIEIVPGVAPQIEITTDSNLHQYLAASVVDGKLVVTTTARIRSKKEMKFRIIYGPELNKITVTEDAQLSSVTSLTFDDLELNIKEDAEVYMTANVARLNLYAEKSTKAELNLTGKTAVINLEDNAEIKALIKYSDLELNAKDRVDARIEGDVDSGIINLKDRSSIEFKNLVFDKLDLKIKNNTNAQVNVKGNFYLESTDDAEVSLYGSPSIKINKFTGKSVLKKE is encoded by the coding sequence ATGAAAAAATTAGTACTATTCATTTTTGCAATAACAACTTCTATTGTAAATGCCCAAGACCTTGTCAAGGTGAAAGGAAACCGAGAAGTAACTACAGAAATTAGCCCACTTAATTCTTTTGATTATCTAGAAATAAGCGGTGACTATGAAATTGAAATCGTTCCTGGAGTAGCTCCACAAATAGAAATTACTACAGACTCCAACTTACACCAATACCTCGCAGCAAGTGTAGTAGATGGAAAACTAGTGGTGACCACTACTGCTAGAATTCGTTCAAAGAAGGAAATGAAATTTAGAATAATTTACGGACCTGAATTAAATAAAATAACGGTTACCGAGGACGCACAACTCTCTTCTGTTACAAGTTTGACTTTTGATGATCTAGAACTTAATATTAAAGAAGATGCAGAAGTTTATATGACTGCCAATGTTGCTAGACTCAATCTCTATGCAGAAAAAAGCACCAAAGCAGAATTAAACCTTACTGGGAAAACGGCTGTCATTAATCTAGAAGATAATGCAGAAATTAAAGCGCTCATAAAATACAGTGATCTAGAATTAAACGCTAAGGACAGAGTGGACGCTCGTATAGAAGGAGATGTAGATAGTGGTATCATAAACCTAAAGGATCGTTCAAGTATTGAATTTAAAAATCTTGTTTTTGATAAACTGGATCTTAAAATAAAAAATAATACTAATGCTCAAGTAAATGTAAAAGGCAATTTTTATTTAGAATCTACAGATGATGCAGAAGTTTCTCTTTATGGCTCACCGAGTATCAAAATCAATAAATTTACAGGAAAGTCGGTTCTTAAAAAGGAATAG
- a CDS encoding cupin domain-containing protein — MPQVYLNPITQEKATILETSKETHGAYTLIEVELQPGGGNPIHFHERFTEDFYPQEGVLGVHYLGEEIMLAPGEHFKVPLLDVHRFYNPNEYPIVFQAKLEPGQPGFENFMAVLFGLVNDGKTFGKNQIPYNPFHATLLLHWGDTQVDHFLFRWIKPLLSLLVTLSRKLGYEKKLLKKYKTE; from the coding sequence ATGCCACAAGTCTATCTCAATCCTATAACACAAGAAAAAGCGACCATACTTGAGACAAGTAAAGAAACTCATGGCGCTTACACTTTAATTGAAGTAGAGTTGCAGCCAGGTGGTGGTAACCCCATACACTTTCACGAGCGATTTACTGAAGATTTTTATCCGCAGGAAGGTGTTCTAGGAGTTCATTATTTAGGAGAAGAAATTATGTTAGCTCCTGGAGAACATTTTAAAGTACCGCTACTAGATGTGCATCGATTTTATAATCCTAATGAGTATCCCATCGTTTTTCAAGCAAAATTAGAGCCTGGACAACCTGGATTTGAAAATTTTATGGCGGTACTTTTTGGTCTAGTAAATGATGGAAAAACATTCGGCAAGAATCAAATCCCATACAATCCTTTTCACGCCACTCTTTTATTACATTGGGGCGATACTCAAGTAGATCATTTTCTATTTAGATGGATAAAACCCTTGCTTTCTTTGTTAGTTACGCTTTCGCGAAAGCTAGGTTATGAAAAAAAACTTCTCAAAAAATATAAAACCGAATAA
- a CDS encoding PspC domain-containing protein, with protein sequence MNKTININLAGLFFHIDEDAYQRLQRYLAAVRKSFAGTSGADEIMSDIESRIAELFLEKRANDQQVISINHVEEVISIMGQPEDYEVDEEIFEEQTSRRAYRPSGKNKQLFRDTQNGYVGGVSSGLGFYLGIDTIWVRVIWVLLVFFSVGWAIPVYILLWILVPDAVTTNQRLTMMGKEVNISNIEENFKQGFEPVVDGQTDASHHIVGQKGKRGSIRFFSFLGRLIKGFFKAIIKIIGLVVFLAAITGLIGLIVSMITASVVNVDGQNLIHLFDLVIPHEQASWVLITAIIFAAGIPLFILAILGLKLLVNNLKSIGMPAKIVLVVLWVISVIVISVSAARIAASQAFDANVINVEEYAIEKDKVFELNLLKNTDLGNEVYVNNNGFNVIDYNGEKAIRVKEVHVAVAQSRDSLVYVKLNFKAKGDSFTKAKTNAESLVYEYKMTENSFTAPNYIIAPKGTGLFGQKVNVTIYLPEGTKMKLNRRFQYNYYNWIGDDVVDLGRNKDQTFQVQNGKAICLDCPIEENLNSDDALELDQRSDSSTSTDGQWKYSEDDEQVIKTKTDTLQNGSVSKTTITIDK encoded by the coding sequence ATGAACAAGACCATCAATATAAACCTAGCTGGGCTGTTCTTCCATATAGATGAAGATGCCTACCAACGACTGCAACGTTATCTAGCGGCAGTACGTAAATCATTTGCCGGCACTAGTGGTGCTGACGAGATCATGAGCGATATAGAATCGCGCATTGCAGAGCTATTTCTTGAAAAAAGAGCTAATGATCAACAGGTCATTTCTATAAATCACGTAGAGGAAGTCATCAGTATTATGGGACAACCTGAAGATTATGAAGTGGATGAAGAAATTTTTGAAGAGCAAACTTCTCGTAGAGCTTATAGACCTTCTGGTAAAAACAAGCAACTATTTAGAGATACACAAAACGGCTACGTAGGTGGTGTTTCTAGTGGTTTAGGTTTTTACTTAGGCATAGATACTATATGGGTACGTGTTATTTGGGTTCTATTAGTCTTTTTTAGTGTAGGATGGGCAATACCTGTTTACATTTTGCTTTGGATTCTTGTACCTGACGCGGTAACCACTAACCAGCGTCTCACGATGATGGGTAAAGAAGTAAATATTTCTAATATAGAAGAGAATTTTAAGCAGGGTTTTGAACCTGTGGTTGATGGGCAGACCGACGCCAGCCACCATATCGTAGGTCAGAAAGGAAAAAGAGGATCCATTAGATTCTTCAGCTTTTTAGGAAGACTAATTAAAGGGTTTTTTAAAGCGATCATAAAGATCATAGGACTAGTGGTATTTCTTGCCGCTATTACCGGATTAATAGGTTTAATCGTATCTATGATTACTGCTAGTGTAGTTAATGTAGATGGTCAGAATTTAATTCATTTGTTTGACCTTGTGATCCCTCATGAGCAAGCTTCTTGGGTATTGATAACTGCAATAATTTTTGCAGCAGGAATACCGTTGTTCATTCTTGCTATCTTAGGTTTAAAGTTATTAGTGAACAACTTGAAATCAATAGGTATGCCGGCCAAAATTGTTCTTGTAGTTCTATGGGTAATTTCTGTTATCGTTATAAGTGTATCAGCGGCGCGTATTGCTGCTAGCCAAGCCTTTGATGCTAATGTGATCAATGTGGAAGAGTACGCTATTGAAAAAGACAAGGTGTTTGAATTAAATTTGTTGAAGAATACTGATTTAGGCAACGAGGTCTACGTCAATAATAATGGATTTAATGTTATTGATTATAATGGTGAAAAGGCGATAAGAGTTAAAGAGGTACATGTAGCTGTTGCACAAAGCAGAGATAGTCTCGTTTATGTAAAGCTTAATTTCAAGGCAAAAGGTGATTCATTTACAAAAGCAAAAACTAATGCCGAATCTTTAGTTTATGAATACAAAATGACTGAAAATTCTTTTACTGCACCTAATTATATTATTGCACCTAAAGGAACTGGACTCTTCGGACAAAAAGTAAATGTAACGATATATTTACCAGAAGGAACGAAGATGAAATTGAATAGGAGGTTCCAGTACAACTATTACAACTGGATAGGAGATGATGTTGTTGACTTGGGTCGCAACAAAGACCAAACTTTTCAAGTTCAAAACGGTAAAGCGATATGTTTAGATTGCCCGATAGAAGAAAATCTAAATTCGGATGATGCGTTAGAATTAGATCAAAGATCAGATTCGAGTACATCTACAGATGGACAATGGAAATACTCAGAAGATGACGAACAAGTAATCAAAACTAAAACAGATACTTTACAAAATGGAAGCGTATCAAAAACAACGATTACAATAGATAAATAA
- the nhaC gene encoding Na+/H+ antiporter NhaC has protein sequence MESQNINNEDEKIIENRELSIWEALVPVIALIGMLAYNVFIYGDSALGGTNQFILILGGAIAAIVGFKNKVSYKTMVEEVAQNLKSTTGAILILLMVGALAGTWLVSGIIPTMIYYGLDILNPTIFLAACVIICAVISVATGSSWTTSATVGIALIGIAGALGISPGMTAGAVLSGAYFGDKLSPLSDTTNLAPAMAGTDLFTHIKYMTLTTVPTIVVTLIVFVILGFTNDTSGAADVSQYQNAIDATFNTTPWLFLVPVAVIAMIIKKISPLIALLIGTLLAAVFALIFQPDIVLTVSGLKEWTFEAAYKGIMNSITVKTSVNPISDNPQIVEELSGLFEGKGMESMLGTIWLIICAMVFGGVMDAIGALSRISRSLLDLFSSTFGLFFSTVASCLAINVTASDQYLALVVPGKMYEKAYREKGLAPENLSRTLEDSGTVTSVLIPWNTCGAYHSSTLSVSVADYAFYAIFSWLSPIMTLIFAAFSIKIRQLVSKKPTLSTLGEDPSEL, from the coding sequence ATGGAAAGTCAAAATATCAACAACGAAGACGAAAAAATAATTGAAAACAGAGAACTGAGTATTTGGGAAGCACTTGTTCCTGTTATTGCTCTAATTGGGATGCTGGCGTACAACGTTTTTATTTACGGAGACAGTGCGTTAGGAGGAACAAACCAATTTATCCTTATTCTAGGTGGTGCGATTGCCGCTATTGTAGGCTTTAAAAATAAAGTGTCTTATAAAACTATGGTAGAAGAGGTTGCGCAAAACCTAAAATCTACCACTGGAGCTATATTGATCCTACTCATGGTAGGTGCGCTAGCTGGTACGTGGCTGGTGAGCGGCATAATACCGACAATGATATATTATGGACTAGATATATTAAATCCAACTATTTTTCTTGCAGCATGCGTTATCATTTGTGCAGTAATTTCTGTAGCTACGGGAAGCAGCTGGACGACTAGTGCGACTGTAGGTATTGCTTTAATAGGTATTGCTGGCGCGCTAGGAATAAGTCCAGGAATGACCGCTGGAGCGGTATTGAGCGGTGCTTACTTCGGCGATAAATTGAGCCCGTTAAGTGACACGACTAACCTTGCTCCTGCCATGGCTGGAACAGATCTATTTACTCACATTAAATACATGACACTTACTACGGTACCAACAATTGTTGTTACATTAATAGTTTTTGTCATACTAGGTTTTACAAATGATACCAGCGGCGCTGCTGATGTTTCTCAATATCAAAATGCGATAGACGCTACTTTTAATACCACACCATGGTTGTTTCTAGTGCCAGTTGCTGTGATCGCTATGATTATAAAGAAAATTTCTCCTTTGATTGCTTTACTTATAGGAACATTATTGGCGGCTGTTTTTGCATTGATTTTTCAACCAGATATTGTTCTTACCGTATCTGGATTAAAGGAATGGACATTTGAAGCTGCTTACAAAGGAATCATGAATTCAATTACAGTGAAGACATCTGTTAATCCTATCTCTGATAATCCTCAAATAGTTGAGGAGCTTTCTGGTCTTTTTGAAGGAAAAGGAATGGAATCTATGTTAGGAACTATTTGGTTGATTATTTGCGCAATGGTTTTTGGAGGAGTTATGGATGCTATAGGCGCTTTGAGCCGTATTTCTCGCAGTTTACTAGATTTATTCAGTAGTACCTTTGGATTGTTTTTTAGTACCGTTGCCAGTTGTCTTGCGATTAATGTAACCGCTAGTGACCAATATTTAGCGCTGGTAGTACCAGGTAAGATGTATGAAAAAGCATATAGAGAAAAAGGACTGGCTCCTGAAAACTTGTCTCGTACATTAGAAGATTCCGGAACAGTGACATCAGTTCTAATTCCATGGAATACCTGTGGTGCTTATCATAGCAGTACTTTAAGTGTAAGTGTTGCAGATTATGCTTTTTATGCTATTTTCAGCTGGCTATCTCCTATAATGACCTTAATTTTTGCTGCCTTTAGTATTAAAATCAGACAACTTGTGAGCAAAAAACCTACTTTAAGTACTTTAGGAGAAGATCCATCAGAGCTTTAA